Genomic segment of Niveibacterium microcysteis:
ACCCTTGGCCGGCGCCTTCTCGGCGGCGGTCAATTCGAGCACTTCGGCCTGCAGCAGCAGGTTCTCGAGCAGGTCGTCGATGCCCATGCCGGTCTTGGCCGACACCGGGATGAACGGCGAGTCGCCACCGTACTCTTCCGGCACGACGCCTTCGGCGACCAGTTCCTGCTTGACGCGGTCCGGGTGTGCATCGGGCTTGTCCATCTTGTTGATCGCAACGACGATCGGCACACCAGCTGCCTTCGCGTGGTGGATCGCCTCCTTCGTCTGCGGCATCACGCCGTCGTCGGCAGCCACCACCAGAATCACGATGTCGGTCGCCTTGGCACCACGCGCACGCATGGCGGTAAACGCCTCGTGACCCGGGTATCGAGGAAGGTGACCATGCCGCGGTCCGTTTCGACGTGGTAGGCGCCGATATGCTGCGTGATCCCGCCGGCTTCACCCGACGCAACCTTGGCGCGACGATGTAGTCGAGTAGCGAGGTCTTGCCGTGGTCGACGTGGCCCATGACGGTCACGACCGGCGCGCGCGGCAGTTGCTCAGCATCCTTGCTCTGCGAATCGTCGAGCAGCGCCTCAGGATCGTCGAGCTTGGCGGCGATCGCCTGGTGCCCCATTTCCTCGACGAGGATCATCGCCGTTTCCTGGTCCAGCACCTGGTTGATCGTCACCATCTGACCCAGCTTCATCATCTGCTTGATGAGCTCGGTCGCCTTGATTGCCATCTTGTGGGCGAGGTCAGCCAGCGAGATGGTTTCCGGCACATGCACTTCGCGCACGATCGGCTCGGTCGGTGCCTGGAAGTTGGTGTCCTGCTGACGGTTGTCCTTGCATGACGGCCGCCGCCACGCGCACCACGCCATCCAGCGGCTCCGCCGCCGGTGTCGCCACGCGTCTTGATCTGGCGACGCTTGGAATCGTCCTCACGGTCGCCCTTCTTGGCCGGGCCCTTCTTCTCTTCCTTCGCGCCCTCAGCCTTGACGGGCTTGTGCAGGGTGCCGGACTTGCCGGCAGGCGCCGCAGCTGCAGCGGCCGGCGCAGCCGGTTGACGCGCCTTCTCAGCAGCCTCGATGGCGCGCTGACGCGCAGCCTCTTCATCAGCCTTCTTGCGCGCTTCGCGTGCCTGCTTCAAGCGCAGCTCTTCAGCCTGAATGCGGGCAAGCTCCGACGCACGGCGTGCTTCGCGTTCGCGAGCCGCGCGCTCTTCGGGCGACAGCATGTCAAGGATCGAACGCGGCGCCGCAGGAGCGGCTTCAGGCGCAGGCTCGGCAGCAGGAGCGGTCTCAACAGCAGCCTCAACGACGGGCGCTGCGACCGGCTCAGGTTCGGGCTCTGGCTGGGGTTCCGGCTCAGGCACGGGCTCCGGCTCGGGTTCGGGCGCCACTTCGACGACCGGCTCGGGTTCGGGCTCGGGAGCCACCTGCACTTCGGGTTCGGCCGCCACAGGGGCAGCTTCCGCGACGACCTCGGGAAGCGTCGAAAGATCTTCCTCGTGGTGATCGAGCGCCTCTTCGCCTTCCGGCTGCGCACCTTCGGCAAGCAGCTCCGAAGGATCACGCTTGACGAAAACGCGCTTCTTGCGCACCTCGACCTGAATCGTCCGTGCCTTGCCAGTGGCATCAGAAGCCTTGATCTCGGACGTCTGCTTGCGCGTCAGCGTGATCTTGGCTTTCGGAGCCGTTTCTCCATGAGAGCGACGCAGATAGTCCAGCAAGCGCGCCTTGTCGGCTTCGCTCACTCCATCGTTTTCGCCCGACTTTGCAACACCGGCCTTTTGCAACTGCTCAAGCAAGACGGATGCAGGCATCCTCAGCTCGCTGGCGAACTGCGCCACGCTCATTTCTGCCATATACGAAACAACCTCCGTCTTACTCGAACCAGTGCGCACGGGCCTTGGTAATCAGGTCCTTGGCACTTTCTTCGGTGATACCCGCAATCTCGGTCAGCTCGTCGACGGCAAGGTCAGCGAGATCGTCGCGGGTTTTAACGCCGGCACGCGCCAGTTTGGCGGCGAGCGGCTTGTCCATGCCTTCGAGTGCCAGCAAGTCTTCAGCGACATGCTCGAGTTGCTCCTCGCTGACGATGGCTTCGGTCAGCAGAACGTTGCGGGCACGTGTCCGCAGTTCGTTAACCGTCTCTTCGTCAAAGGCTTCGATTTCCAGCATTTCAGAAAGGGGGACGTAGGCGATTTCCTCAAGAGGTGAAGCCTTCGTCAATCAGGATGTCGGCGACTTCGTCGTCCACATCGAGTTTCTCAGTGAATGCGCTACGCAGACGGCCGCGCTCGGCCTCGCTCTTCTGCGTGCTCTCTTCCACCGTCATCAGGTTGATCTGCCAGCCCGTCAGCTCGGACGCGAGCTTGACGTTCTGGCCGCCGCGGCCGATCGCGATCGCGAGATTGCTCTCATCGACCACCACATCCATCGCATGAGCTTCTTCGTCGACCACGATCGACGACACTTCGGCCGGCGCCAGCGCCTTGATCACAAATTCCGCGGGGTCGGCTGACCACAACACGATATCGATGTTCTCGCCACCGAGCTCATTGCGCACCGCGGTAACCCGCGAACCACGCAGGCCGACGCAAGTGCCGATCGGATCGATGCGGGCATCGTTGGCCTTGACCGCGATCTTGGAACGCATACCAGCATCACGTGCGCAGG
This window contains:
- a CDS encoding GTP-binding protein — encoded protein: MRARGAKATDIVILVVAADDGVMPQTKEAIHHAKAAGVPIVVAINKMDKPDAHPDRVKQELVAEGVVPEEYGGDSPFIPVSAKTGMGIDDLLENLLLQAEVLELTAAEKAPAKGLIIEARLDKGVVRLRPCWFRAARSSAATCLGGGDVRQDPRDA
- a CDS encoding translation initiation factor IF-2 associated domain-containing protein, encoding MAEMSVAQFASELRMPASVLLEQLQKAGVAKSGENDGVSEADKARLLDYLRRSHGETAPKAKITLTRKQTSEIKASDATGKARTIQVEVRKKRVFVKRDPSELLAEGAQPEGEEALDHHEEDLSTLPEVVAEAAPVAAEPEVQVAPEPEPEPVVEVAPEPEPEPVPEPEPQPEPEPEPVAAPVVEAAVETAPAAEPAPEAAPAAPRSILDMLSPEERAAREREARRASELARIQAEELRLKQAREARKKADEEAARQRAIEAAEKARQPAAPAAAAAAPAGKSGTLHKPVKAEGAKEEKKGPAKKGDREDDSKRRQIKTRGDTGGGAAGWRGARGGGRHARTTVSRTPTSRHRPSRSCAKCMCRKPSRWLTSPTRWQSRRPSSSSR